A portion of the Streptomyces platensis genome contains these proteins:
- a CDS encoding SUKH-4 family immunity protein: MVTFAQAQERAERWVNGEVPAALHREVRVREFDLGFVAWAEDREGGPATDGGRARLVIARDSGETTLWPGLPVGEVIRRYEEEYGAAADGGVAEAPPQRIDLEATSFLLTPPEWLQEAADARGVPEQRGAGGEQAPAAAVPPAVPAPAPAPAPGPAASASDAWAEVSVNGTDGVAAQSGAQAAETGPGAGAAGVPAPWADADTTSGAGGEDRSVGLPATVFAPPLAGFDEEDEAPSAPRARPEAKTELLHGGSQLPRTQVAPALDLPEDGARPGGGPLPPPMPPAPPAAAPAPDLPPPSGPPVTDVPPPPGAGTPAAAGPAVPPAGAPPAPPVGGGVHAAATMLADGSSLPGNAAAGPPPPPAAPGPPQHADGGDAGVRPSGGPAASGPGAPGVPAGGYVPTQMVSQLDAAEVDLSAVDGPGGADGSGSGGAGSPAAGGPGSGGVHAAATMLADGASLQAPLGGAGGAAAGPGVPPPPSPPGVPGVPKPPGPPGKPGVPADGRNSGGQGGPPPPPAPPPAAGGAGGGVHAAATMLAGGAALPDGGPGGPGVPPSAGPTAPPAAPPGPPQGPPAAPGPGGGAYGYPQAPSGQPTVGPGYMAVLSYRAPDGSEQKIVRRSAPGTPHPEWQLLHELRGMNVPPQQVLELHTELECCDLPGGYCARMIRDNWPQVRISHTAAYGRDHASRQQGVRHLVEHQGELHQVADGPARPAPVRVPLPHPSQVPPVPPVPPQVIGQELEQAFGPQALFRFDQRAVSRHGVPDVVAQMLVWAGLPVDFGPFFWAQAQPHRPVPTLAELAAERMVQPAADAGSYLVMGNDFGRQLCVQYGTAHIVAVPMEAGPGGQPATPQFVNSGLPEFVRCLAMLGRMWRLRYGLTPEQAGRWTVDFQAQLVALDPPALGSPETWWSVLLEQMWDGLL, translated from the coding sequence GTGGTGACGTTCGCGCAGGCGCAGGAGCGCGCCGAGCGGTGGGTGAACGGCGAGGTGCCGGCGGCGCTCCACCGTGAGGTGCGGGTGCGGGAGTTCGACCTGGGCTTCGTGGCCTGGGCCGAGGACCGGGAGGGTGGTCCGGCGACCGATGGCGGCCGGGCCCGGCTGGTGATCGCGCGGGACAGCGGGGAGACGACGCTGTGGCCGGGGCTGCCGGTGGGCGAGGTGATCCGGCGTTACGAGGAGGAGTACGGCGCCGCTGCGGACGGCGGCGTGGCCGAGGCGCCGCCGCAGCGGATCGACCTGGAGGCCACCTCGTTCCTGCTGACGCCGCCGGAGTGGTTGCAGGAGGCGGCGGACGCGCGGGGCGTTCCGGAGCAGCGGGGCGCGGGCGGCGAGCAGGCCCCGGCGGCGGCTGTACCGCCGGCCGTTCCCGCTCCTGCGCCCGCGCCCGCGCCCGGGCCCGCGGCGTCGGCGTCCGATGCCTGGGCCGAGGTGAGTGTCAACGGCACGGACGGCGTGGCCGCGCAGAGCGGTGCGCAGGCGGCGGAGACGGGCCCGGGGGCCGGTGCCGCCGGTGTGCCGGCGCCGTGGGCCGACGCGGACACCACCTCCGGCGCGGGGGGTGAGGACCGTTCGGTGGGGCTGCCCGCGACGGTGTTCGCGCCGCCGCTGGCCGGTTTCGACGAGGAGGACGAGGCCCCGTCGGCGCCGCGGGCCCGGCCGGAGGCCAAGACCGAACTTCTGCACGGCGGCAGTCAGTTGCCGCGTACGCAGGTCGCTCCCGCGCTGGATCTGCCGGAGGACGGGGCCCGGCCCGGCGGCGGTCCGCTGCCGCCGCCGATGCCGCCCGCGCCGCCGGCCGCCGCTCCGGCGCCGGATCTGCCGCCGCCGTCGGGCCCGCCGGTCACCGATGTGCCGCCCCCGCCGGGTGCCGGTACGCCCGCCGCGGCCGGGCCGGCTGTGCCGCCTGCCGGTGCGCCGCCCGCACCGCCCGTGGGCGGTGGGGTGCATGCCGCCGCGACGATGCTGGCCGACGGCTCCTCGCTGCCCGGTAACGCCGCCGCGGGCCCGCCCCCGCCGCCCGCCGCGCCCGGTCCGCCGCAGCACGCCGACGGAGGCGACGCCGGGGTGCGCCCGTCCGGCGGCCCCGCGGCGTCCGGCCCCGGTGCGCCCGGAGTGCCGGCCGGTGGTTATGTGCCGACGCAGATGGTCTCGCAACTGGACGCGGCGGAAGTGGATCTCAGCGCGGTGGACGGACCGGGCGGCGCGGACGGGTCCGGCTCCGGTGGCGCGGGTTCCCCCGCGGCCGGCGGCCCCGGGTCCGGCGGGGTGCATGCCGCCGCGACGATGCTCGCCGACGGCGCGTCCCTTCAGGCGCCCCTCGGGGGTGCGGGCGGTGCCGCCGCCGGCCCCGGGGTGCCGCCGCCGCCCTCGCCGCCCGGTGTGCCGGGCGTACCCAAGCCTCCCGGTCCGCCCGGTAAGCCCGGGGTGCCCGCGGACGGCCGGAACTCCGGCGGTCAGGGCGGTCCGCCCCCGCCGCCCGCCCCGCCGCCCGCCGCGGGTGGTGCCGGCGGCGGCGTACACGCGGCGGCCACGATGCTGGCCGGCGGTGCGGCGCTGCCCGACGGCGGTCCCGGCGGGCCGGGTGTCCCCCCGTCGGCCGGTCCCACGGCCCCGCCCGCGGCGCCGCCCGGCCCTCCGCAGGGCCCGCCCGCTGCGCCGGGCCCCGGCGGCGGTGCGTACGGCTACCCGCAGGCGCCGAGCGGTCAGCCGACGGTCGGTCCGGGCTATATGGCCGTGCTGAGCTACCGCGCGCCGGACGGGTCCGAGCAGAAGATCGTGCGCCGTTCCGCGCCCGGTACGCCGCACCCGGAGTGGCAGCTGCTGCACGAGCTGCGCGGGATGAACGTGCCGCCGCAGCAGGTGCTGGAGCTGCACACCGAGCTGGAGTGCTGTGATCTGCCGGGTGGCTACTGCGCCCGGATGATCCGGGACAACTGGCCGCAGGTGCGGATCAGCCACACCGCCGCGTACGGCCGCGACCATGCCTCGCGCCAGCAGGGCGTACGGCATCTCGTCGAGCATCAGGGCGAGTTGCACCAGGTCGCGGACGGTCCGGCGCGGCCGGCGCCGGTGCGGGTGCCGCTGCCGCATCCGTCGCAGGTGCCTCCGGTGCCGCCGGTGCCCCCGCAGGTGATCGGGCAGGAGCTGGAGCAGGCGTTCGGCCCGCAGGCCCTGTTCCGTTTCGATCAGCGGGCGGTCTCCCGGCACGGGGTGCCCGATGTGGTGGCGCAGATGCTGGTCTGGGCCGGGCTGCCGGTCGACTTCGGGCCGTTCTTCTGGGCGCAGGCGCAGCCGCACCGCCCGGTGCCGACGCTGGCGGAGCTGGCGGCGGAGCGGATGGTGCAGCCGGCCGCGGACGCCGGTTCGTATCTGGTGATGGGCAACGACTTCGGCCGTCAGCTGTGTGTGCAGTACGGGACCGCGCACATCGTGGCGGTGCCCATGGAGGCCGGGCCGGGCGGTCAGCCGGCGACACCGCAGTTCGTGAACTCGGGGCTGCCGGAGTTCGTGCGCTGTCTGGCGATGCTGGGACGGATGTGGCGGCTGCGGTACGGGCTGACGCCGGAGCAGGCGGGCCGCTGGACCGTCGACTTCCAGGCGCAGCTGGTCGCCCTGGACCCGCCCGCGCTGGGGTCGCCGGAGACCTGGTGGTCGGTCCTGCTGGAACAGATGTGGGACGGGCTGCTGTAG
- the pth gene encoding aminoacyl-tRNA hydrolase, translating to MADADPWLVVGLGNPGPEYARNRHNVGFMVADLLAERMGGRFKAHKSRAQVVEGRCGAPGPSSRRVVVAKPGTFMNLSGGPTTALRDFYKVPVANIVAIHDELDIDYGALRLKLGGGDNGHNGLKSITKSLGAEYHRVRFGIGRPPGRMQVADFVLKDFSAAERRELDYFVDRAADAVETLIVDGLERAQSTYNS from the coding sequence ATGGCGGACGCTGATCCGTGGCTGGTGGTGGGGCTGGGTAACCCGGGCCCGGAGTATGCGCGTAATCGCCACAATGTGGGCTTCATGGTGGCGGATTTGCTGGCGGAGCGGATGGGCGGCCGTTTCAAGGCGCACAAGTCGCGGGCGCAGGTGGTGGAGGGGCGCTGTGGTGCGCCGGGTCCGTCGAGCCGTCGTGTGGTGGTGGCGAAGCCGGGGACTTTCATGAATCTGTCGGGTGGGCCGACGACCGCGCTGCGGGATTTCTACAAGGTGCCGGTCGCCAACATCGTGGCGATTCACGATGAGTTGGATATCGATTACGGTGCGCTGCGGCTGAAGCTGGGCGGCGGTGACAACGGTCACAACGGTCTGAAGTCGATCACGAAGTCGCTGGGGGCGGAGTATCACCGGGTGCGGTTCGGCATCGGGCGTCCGCCGGGCCGGATGCAGGTGGCGGATTTCGTGCTGAAGGACTTTTCCGCGGCGGAGCGGCGGGAGTTGGACTATTTCGTGGACCGTGCGGCCGATGCGGTGGAGACGCTGATCGTCGACGGTCTGGAACGGGCGCAGAGTACGTACAACTCCTGA
- a CDS encoding SMI1/KNR4 family protein — protein sequence MTTGRQGLGALPGPRAAGHAAPPNSAYAGQVVHFPDPVRAARYPAGVRMDERGFPEFSPYARAAAEIAEPPEGFGVDELRLTDYVSANAALHAQGHELWIDVPAVATPHGWTWHHVAGTRRMELIPVEVKALLRHHGGLATAAVAHDKRGTRPLQETRPAHFGLPHRDLSVGEEQLAQAEEALGYRLPGAYRSFLKAAGGCAPVGAALDAELGLLVDQPFFTVRDDAAVNDLLYVNKCLRDHFTKDYLGVAFVQGGVVAVKVRGEALGSVWFCPYDDARDQDGWTVQERVERLLLPCGADFDDFLQRLAGNPPELETVADLMVDGGFAYAVAVGG from the coding sequence ATGACGACAGGTCGGCAAGGGCTGGGGGCACTCCCCGGCCCCCGGGCGGCGGGACATGCCGCGCCACCGAATTCGGCCTATGCCGGGCAGGTCGTGCATTTTCCGGATCCGGTCCGTGCCGCACGGTACCCCGCCGGTGTGCGGATGGACGAACGGGGATTCCCGGAGTTCTCGCCGTATGCGCGCGCGGCGGCGGAGATCGCCGAGCCGCCGGAGGGTTTCGGCGTCGATGAACTGCGGCTGACGGACTATGTCTCGGCGAACGCGGCCCTGCACGCGCAGGGGCACGAGCTCTGGATAGATGTGCCGGCGGTGGCCACGCCGCACGGCTGGACCTGGCATCACGTGGCCGGCACCCGGCGGATGGAGCTGATCCCGGTCGAGGTGAAGGCGCTGCTGCGGCATCACGGCGGGCTGGCGACGGCCGCCGTGGCGCACGACAAGCGCGGTACCCGCCCGTTGCAGGAGACGCGGCCGGCGCACTTCGGGCTGCCGCACCGTGATCTGTCCGTGGGCGAGGAGCAGTTGGCGCAGGCCGAGGAGGCGCTGGGCTACCGGCTGCCGGGCGCCTACCGGTCGTTTTTGAAGGCGGCGGGCGGGTGTGCGCCCGTGGGCGCGGCGCTGGACGCGGAGTTGGGGCTGCTGGTCGACCAGCCGTTCTTCACGGTGCGCGATGACGCGGCGGTCAACGACCTGCTCTATGTGAACAAGTGCCTGCGGGACCACTTCACCAAGGACTATCTGGGCGTGGCGTTCGTGCAGGGCGGTGTGGTCGCGGTGAAGGTGCGCGGCGAGGCGCTCGGCTCGGTGTGGTTCTGCCCGTACGACGATGCGCGGGACCAGGACGGGTGGACGGTGCAGGAGCGGGTCGAGCGGCTGTTGTTGCCGTGCGGCGCGGATTTCGATGACTTTCTCCAGCGGCTGGCGGGCAATCCGCCGGAGCTGGAGACGGTGGCGGATCTGATGGTCGACGGCGGTTTCGCGTACGCGGTCGCGGTGGGGGGTTGA
- the glmU gene encoding bifunctional UDP-N-acetylglucosamine diphosphorylase/glucosamine-1-phosphate N-acetyltransferase GlmU: MSANRPAAVVVLAAGEGTRMKSATPKVLHTVSGRSLVGHVVAASRELDPEHLVVVVGHAREQVQAHLSEVDPDVRTAVQHEQNGTGHAVRTALEELSQSGVAIDGTVIVVCGDTPLLTGGTLRLLGDTHAADGNAVTVLSAEVPDATGYGRIVREESSGAVTAIVEHKDASVAQRAIREINSGVFAFDGRLLVDALGKVRTDNSQGEEYLTDVLGIVREAGHRVGAAVAGDHREILGINNRVQLAQARRLLNDRLLEQAMLAGVTVVDPASTWVDVSVTFEPDATVHPGTQLLGATHIASGAEVGPHSRLTDTSVGAGAVASFTVAEGARIGDGANVGPYAYLRPGTDLGPKSKAGAYVEMKNASIGEGTKVPHLSYVGDATIGEFTNIGAASVFVNYDGEAKHHTTVGSHCRTGSDNMFVAPVTIGDGAYTAAGSVITKDVPPGSLAVARGQQRNIEGWVARKRPGSAAAQAASAARQESEGER; this comes from the coding sequence GTGAGCGCCAACCGCCCGGCAGCCGTCGTCGTTCTCGCAGCGGGTGAGGGCACCCGCATGAAGTCGGCCACACCGAAGGTCCTGCACACCGTCAGTGGCCGCTCCCTCGTCGGCCATGTCGTCGCCGCCTCCCGTGAGCTGGACCCCGAGCATCTCGTCGTGGTCGTCGGCCACGCCCGTGAACAGGTGCAGGCACATCTCTCCGAGGTCGATCCCGACGTGCGCACCGCCGTGCAGCACGAGCAGAACGGCACCGGTCACGCGGTGCGTACGGCTCTGGAGGAGCTGAGCCAGAGCGGTGTGGCCATCGACGGCACGGTGATCGTCGTCTGTGGCGACACCCCGCTGCTGACCGGCGGGACGCTCCGGCTGCTCGGTGACACGCACGCCGCGGACGGCAATGCCGTCACGGTGCTGTCGGCCGAGGTGCCGGACGCCACGGGCTACGGGCGCATCGTGCGCGAGGAGAGCTCCGGCGCGGTGACCGCGATCGTCGAGCACAAGGACGCGAGCGTGGCGCAGCGGGCGATCCGGGAGATCAACTCCGGGGTGTTCGCCTTCGACGGCCGGCTGCTGGTCGACGCGCTCGGCAAGGTGCGTACGGACAACAGCCAGGGCGAGGAGTACCTCACCGATGTGCTGGGCATCGTGCGGGAGGCCGGGCACCGGGTCGGTGCGGCGGTGGCCGGCGATCACCGGGAGATCCTGGGGATCAACAACCGGGTGCAGCTGGCACAGGCGCGGCGGCTGCTGAACGACCGGCTGCTGGAGCAGGCGATGCTGGCCGGTGTGACGGTGGTGGACCCGGCGTCGACGTGGGTGGATGTGTCGGTGACGTTCGAGCCCGACGCGACGGTCCATCCGGGGACGCAGCTGCTGGGTGCCACGCATATCGCGTCGGGTGCCGAGGTGGGTCCGCATTCCCGGCTGACGGATACGTCGGTGGGCGCGGGCGCGGTGGCGTCCTTCACGGTGGCCGAGGGTGCGCGTATCGGCGACGGGGCGAATGTCGGGCCTTACGCCTATCTGCGTCCGGGAACGGATCTTGGCCCGAAGTCGAAGGCCGGTGCGTACGTGGAGATGAAGAACGCATCGATCGGCGAGGGTACGAAGGTGCCGCACCTTTCGTATGTGGGGGATGCGACGATTGGTGAGTTCACCAATATCGGTGCGGCGAGTGTCTTTGTGAACTACGACGGTGAGGCAAAGCACCACACGACGGTCGGTTCACATTGCAGGACGGGGTCGGACAACATGTTTGTGGCTCCGGTCACGATCGGGGACGGCGCTTATACGGCCGCCGGCTCGGTTATCACCAAGGATGTGCCCCCGGGTTCGCTGGCGGTCGCCCGTGGCCAGCAGCGGAATATCGAGGGTTGGGTCGCGCGCAAGCGGCCTGGAAGTGCCGCCGCGCAGGCGGCTTCGGCTGCTCGCCAGGAGTCCGAGGGCGAGCGGTGA
- a CDS encoding YwqJ-related putative deaminase — MSTTARHHNSAAGDPRIGWSGTADGAPALHQRRDGILPTIGAALSVRGQTLTCTASKAEQPPALHPLVQDFLDTLATAQRERFTGRCPEAVLLSRHLTAVEGNRGKRASRKPLTNGEARRSLKHSKLTARHIREDGDPQHGSYAPPCRSCDALLAHFGVMPISGTTPTGS; from the coding sequence ATGAGCACCACTGCACGCCACCACAACTCAGCCGCCGGCGACCCCCGCATCGGCTGGAGCGGCACCGCCGACGGCGCACCCGCCCTCCACCAACGCCGCGACGGCATCCTCCCCACCATCGGCGCCGCCCTGTCAGTACGCGGACAAACGCTCACCTGTACCGCGAGCAAGGCCGAACAGCCCCCCGCCCTGCACCCCCTCGTCCAGGACTTCCTCGACACCCTCGCCACCGCACAACGCGAACGTTTCACCGGACGCTGCCCCGAAGCCGTCCTGCTCTCCCGGCACCTCACCGCCGTCGAGGGCAACCGCGGCAAACGCGCCTCCCGCAAACCCCTCACCAACGGCGAAGCCCGCCGCTCCCTCAAACACTCCAAACTCACCGCACGCCACATCCGCGAGGACGGCGACCCCCAGCACGGCAGCTACGCCCCGCCCTGCCGCTCCTGCGACGCCCTCCTCGCCCACTTCGGCGTCATGCCCATCAGCGGCACCACGCCCACAGGAAGCTGA
- a CDS encoding sensor histidine kinase — translation MTATGASEGVGARGAPVTGPWWWARRRSAVLDVVLAVASAVECAFEGARFASGAQLPELVGVLLGLLAGSVLLVRRRWPVVVVLVSIAVIPAEMGGLLSTVGLYTLAASDVPRRITGLLAGMTVAGTLVTTFLSLRQDVLAQEDFQPPMWLLPAMSLALGLVLTAPPVLWGLYVGARRRLVESLRERADGLERELSLLADRAEERAEWARNEERTRIAREMHDVVAHRVSLMVVHAAALQAVALKDPEKASKNAGLVGDMGRQALTELREMLGVLRTADGAAVRGAAASGAPERLAAVASRAGAQATVQARSPEAAVVAETAGDGGPEGGAPAPAAAEADSEGPYLAELGDLVGQSRAAGMVVELTVDGAAEGEPAAAAGQRYAPPVERTVYRVVQEALTNVHKHAPGARARVRLAHREGELAVQVENGPCEGGVADAGLPSGGNGLVGMRERVTALGGVFVSGPTEAGGFRVSAVLPAASAVS, via the coding sequence ATGACCGCGACGGGGGCAAGTGAAGGTGTGGGCGCGCGGGGTGCGCCGGTGACCGGGCCGTGGTGGTGGGCCCGGCGGCGGAGTGCCGTGCTGGACGTGGTGCTGGCGGTGGCGTCCGCGGTGGAGTGCGCGTTCGAGGGCGCGCGGTTCGCCTCGGGGGCGCAGCTGCCCGAGCTGGTCGGCGTGCTGCTCGGCCTGCTGGCGGGGTCGGTGCTGTTGGTGCGCCGGCGCTGGCCGGTGGTGGTGGTGCTGGTCTCGATAGCGGTGATCCCGGCGGAGATGGGCGGGCTGCTGAGCACGGTGGGGCTGTACACGCTCGCCGCGTCGGATGTGCCGCGCCGGATCACGGGGTTGCTGGCGGGGATGACCGTGGCGGGGACGTTGGTGACGACGTTCCTCAGCTTGCGGCAGGACGTGCTGGCGCAGGAGGACTTCCAGCCGCCGATGTGGCTGCTGCCGGCGATGTCGCTGGCGCTGGGGCTGGTGCTGACGGCGCCGCCGGTGCTGTGGGGGCTGTATGTCGGGGCCCGGCGGCGGCTCGTGGAGAGCCTGCGGGAGCGGGCGGACGGGCTGGAGCGCGAGCTGTCGCTGCTGGCGGACCGGGCCGAGGAGCGGGCGGAGTGGGCCCGTAACGAGGAGCGGACGCGGATCGCGCGGGAGATGCACGATGTGGTCGCCCACCGGGTGAGCCTGATGGTGGTGCATGCGGCGGCGTTGCAGGCGGTGGCGCTGAAGGACCCGGAGAAGGCGTCGAAGAACGCGGGGCTGGTCGGCGACATGGGGCGGCAGGCGCTGACCGAGCTGCGGGAGATGCTGGGGGTGCTGCGGACGGCCGACGGGGCGGCGGTGCGGGGCGCCGCGGCGTCCGGTGCGCCGGAGCGGCTGGCGGCGGTGGCTTCCCGGGCCGGGGCGCAGGCGACGGTGCAGGCGCGCTCGCCGGAGGCGGCCGTGGTGGCGGAGACCGCGGGGGACGGCGGTCCTGAGGGCGGTGCGCCGGCGCCGGCTGCCGCCGAGGCGGATTCCGAGGGGCCGTATCTGGCGGAGCTCGGGGATCTGGTGGGCCAGTCCCGGGCGGCCGGGATGGTCGTCGAGCTGACGGTGGACGGGGCCGCCGAGGGGGAGCCGGCGGCTGCCGCCGGGCAGCGGTATGCGCCGCCGGTGGAGCGGACCGTCTACCGGGTGGTGCAGGAGGCGCTCACGAATGTGCACAAGCATGCGCCGGGGGCGCGGGCGCGGGTGCGGCTGGCGCACCGGGAGGGTGAGCTCGCGGTGCAGGTCGAGAACGGCCCCTGCGAGGGCGGCGTGGCCGATGCGGGGCTGCCGAGCGGCGGCAACGGCCTGGTGGGGATGCGGGAGCGGGTGACGGCACTGGGCGGCGTGTTCGTGTCGGGCCCGACGGAGGCCGGTGGCTTCCGGGTGTCGGCGGTGCTGCCGGCGGCCTCCGCGGTGAGCTGA
- a CDS encoding 50S ribosomal protein L25/general stress protein Ctc — protein sequence MAEVKLEAQVRTDFGKGAARRARRADLVPAVIYGHGAEPQHVAINNHALMMALKTPNALLRLEFDGKSELVIPKAVQREAIRGFLVHADFLAVKKGEKVNVELPIHTEGELAPGGNLLEYSLNTLPVEAEATHIPESVTVSIAGLDAGHSVQAKDIALPTGVSLAVEDDAVVLQVVAAQAEAPAEEAAEGEGAEGSEA from the coding sequence ATGGCTGAGGTCAAGCTCGAAGCCCAGGTCCGTACCGACTTCGGTAAGGGCGCCGCCCGCCGTGCGCGCCGCGCCGACCTGGTTCCCGCGGTCATCTACGGTCACGGTGCGGAGCCGCAGCACGTGGCGATCAACAACCACGCGCTGATGATGGCCCTGAAGACCCCGAACGCCCTGCTGCGTCTGGAGTTCGACGGCAAGAGCGAGCTGGTCATCCCCAAGGCCGTGCAGCGCGAGGCCATCCGTGGCTTCCTGGTGCACGCGGACTTCCTGGCCGTGAAGAAGGGCGAGAAGGTCAACGTCGAGCTGCCGATCCACACCGAGGGCGAGCTGGCCCCGGGCGGCAACCTGCTCGAGTACTCGCTGAACACCCTGCCGGTCGAGGCCGAGGCCACCCACATCCCGGAGTCGGTCACCGTCTCCATCGCGGGTCTGGACGCCGGTCACTCGGTGCAGGCGAAGGACATCGCGCTGCCGACCGGTGTGTCGCTGGCCGTTGAGGACGACGCCGTGGTGCTCCAGGTCGTCGCCGCGCAGGCGGAGGCGCCGGCCGAGGAGGCCGCCGAGGGTGAGGGCGCCGAGGGCTCCGAGGCCTGA
- a CDS encoding ribose-phosphate diphosphokinase, with protein MTGIKTTGEKKLMLFSGRAHPELAEEVAHQLGVGLVPTKAFDFANGEIYVRYQESARGADCFLIQSHTAPINKWIMEQLIMIDALKRASARSITVVVPFYGYARQDKKHRGREPISARLIADLMKTAGADRVVTVDLHTDQIMGFFDGPVDHLFALPVLADYVGAKVDREKLTVVSPDAGRVRVADRWCDRLGAPLAIVHKRRDKDVANQVTVHEVVGDVKDRVCVLVDDMIDTGGTICAAADALFANGASDVIVTATHGVLSGPAADRLKNSKVSEFVFTNTLPTPSELELDKITVLSMAPTIARALREVFEDGSVTSLFEEQ; from the coding sequence GTGACCGGGATCAAGACGACCGGCGAGAAGAAGCTGATGCTCTTCTCCGGCCGCGCCCACCCCGAGCTTGCCGAGGAGGTCGCGCACCAGCTGGGTGTGGGCCTGGTCCCGACGAAGGCATTCGACTTCGCCAATGGCGAGATCTATGTCCGCTATCAGGAGTCGGCGCGTGGCGCGGACTGCTTTTTGATTCAGAGCCACACGGCTCCGATCAATAAGTGGATCATGGAACAGCTGATCATGATTGATGCGCTGAAGCGGGCCTCGGCCCGGAGCATCACCGTGGTCGTGCCGTTCTACGGTTATGCGCGGCAGGACAAGAAGCACCGTGGCCGTGAGCCGATTTCGGCGCGGCTGATCGCGGATCTCATGAAGACGGCGGGTGCGGACCGTGTCGTGACGGTGGATCTGCACACCGACCAGATCATGGGCTTCTTCGACGGCCCGGTGGATCACCTTTTCGCGCTGCCGGTCCTTGCGGACTACGTGGGCGCGAAGGTGGACCGCGAGAAGCTGACGGTCGTGTCGCCGGACGCGGGCCGGGTGCGGGTGGCGGACCGCTGGTGTGACCGTCTGGGCGCGCCGCTGGCGATCGTGCACAAGCGGCGCGACAAGGACGTGGCGAACCAGGTCACGGTCCATGAGGTCGTCGGCGATGTGAAGGACCGGGTGTGTGTCCTGGTCGACGACATGATCGACACCGGTGGCACGATCTGCGCGGCGGCGGACGCGCTGTTCGCGAATGGCGCCTCGGACGTCATCGTGACGGCGACGCACGGTGTGCTGTCGGGTCCGGCGGCGGACCGGCTGAAGAATTCGAAGGTGAGCGAGTTCGTGTTCACGAATACGCTGCCGACGCCTTCGGAGCTGGAGCTGGACAAGATCACGGTGCTGTCGATGGCACCGACGATCGCCCGTGCGCTGCGTGAGGTGTTCGAGGACGGTTCGGTGACGAGCCTCTTCGAGGAGCAGTGA
- a CDS encoding SUKH-3 domain-containing protein → MPPTTPGPRTPAHDRTDSTRFPVAVDVALHEAGWHPGRWDIKQAEHWADTLRAHTSPAGHRHTVFPAAVEAWAEFGGLHIAGPGPGRHIAPTPFAVDPLHGLHLARTLGDLGRALETDVAPLGREELTTHDGDTYGQAVLAIDTEGRVYSLDHTGDWYLGPDIDSALGVLVLGSRPVRLGVAGHTGD, encoded by the coding sequence ATGCCGCCCACCACCCCCGGCCCCCGCACCCCCGCCCACGACCGGACCGACTCGACGCGCTTCCCCGTCGCCGTCGACGTCGCCCTCCACGAAGCCGGCTGGCATCCCGGCCGCTGGGACATAAAGCAGGCGGAACACTGGGCCGACACCCTCCGCGCCCACACCTCCCCCGCGGGCCACCGCCACACCGTCTTCCCCGCCGCCGTCGAGGCCTGGGCCGAATTCGGCGGACTGCACATCGCCGGGCCCGGGCCCGGCCGGCACATCGCCCCCACCCCCTTCGCCGTCGACCCGCTGCACGGCCTCCACCTCGCCCGCACCCTCGGCGACCTCGGCCGCGCCCTGGAGACCGACGTGGCTCCCCTGGGCCGCGAAGAACTCACCACCCACGACGGCGACACCTACGGCCAGGCCGTCCTCGCCATCGACACCGAAGGCCGCGTCTACAGCCTCGACCACACCGGCGACTGGTACCTGGGACCGGACATCGACAGTGCGCTGGGGGTCCTCGTGCTGGGGTCCCGGCCCGTACGGCTGGGCGTCGCGGGCCACACCGGCGACTGA